A stretch of the Ensifer sp. PDNC004 genome encodes the following:
- a CDS encoding SUF system Fe-S cluster assembly protein, translated as MSLDATEEKIDVREGIVHSAIPAEEIARLSDDIIAALKTVYDPEIPADIFELGLIYKIDIEDDRMVKIDMTLTAPGCPVAGEMPGWVENAVGAVEGVSGVEVKMTFDPPWTPDRMSEEAQVAVGWY; from the coding sequence ATGAGCCTTGATGCTACGGAAGAAAAGATCGACGTTCGTGAAGGCATCGTCCATTCGGCGATTCCGGCCGAAGAAATTGCACGCCTCAGCGACGATATCATTGCCGCGCTGAAGACCGTCTACGACCCGGAAATCCCGGCCGACATCTTCGAACTGGGCCTGATCTACAAGATCGACATCGAAGACGACCGCATGGTCAAGATCGACATGACGCTGACCGCACCCGGTTGCCCGGTGGCGGGCGAGATGCCGGGCTGGGTCGAGAATGCCGTCGGCGCCGTCGAGGGTGTCTCGGGTGTCGAGGTCAAGATGACTTTCGATCCGCCGTGGACGCCGGACCGCATGTCCGAGGAAGCACAGGTCGCCGTCGGCTGGTACTGA
- the sufA gene encoding Fe-S cluster assembly scaffold SufA, translating to MGFAVMSLTDAAAGRVRAIVENSGADAKGIRVGIKKGGCAGMEYAVDLVTEPNPKDDLIEHQGAKVWIAPEAVLYLLGTQMDFEVTTLRSGFTFHNPNQTSACGCGESVELKPADLAALAAQGDAVVRAN from the coding sequence ATGGGCTTTGCCGTGATGAGCCTGACCGATGCTGCTGCTGGCCGCGTGCGCGCGATCGTCGAGAATTCCGGCGCCGATGCCAAGGGCATTCGCGTCGGCATCAAGAAGGGTGGCTGCGCCGGCATGGAATATGCCGTTGATCTCGTGACCGAACCCAATCCCAAGGACGATCTGATCGAGCATCAGGGCGCCAAGGTTTGGATTGCGCCGGAAGCGGTGCTCTATCTGCTCGGCACGCAGATGGATTTCGAAGTGACGACGCTGCGTTCCGGCTTCACCTTCCACAATCCCAACCAGACATCCGCCTGCGGGTGCGGTGAATCGGTCGAGTTGAAGCCGGCCGATCTGGCGGCACTTGCCGCGCAGGGCGACGCCGTCGTGCGCGCCAACTAA
- a CDS encoding ATP-binding protein → MAALNEDLVFKALYETFPDPVIIIDAERIIRSANNAALRQFGYPAAEFIDKSVRLIYATDAEYAKRLQNRAARVDETAPRSSNYLYVRRDGSTFSGHLRTTPLINDAGEELALIGIIRDISDLTEAVSERQKASEMLNAALEAMPEGFAIFDREERLVVYNRAYQAICGPAGQALKPGITAEEILLLARQGGHYPDALPGTREGDEWIASRLRDFRYPDGKPKIHRYADDRWLRVENIKAKDGNTVVARVDVTDLKRAELALERQRQELEHKNEALDQFTATVSHDLKAPLRHISMFSEMIEDDLKAGNQTELAEHARHLRDSVRRMNRVVDSLLDYAQIAHRITDWTEVKLSDVVSETLAILAGDASDANATFDVGPLPELEGDPELLRRLVQNLVGNAIKYRHADRRPVIRIHGNNLHQTVELVVEDNGIGIDPRFATRIFEVFQRLHKDETVYGGTGIGLSLAKRIAESHGGSICLDTSFREGARFIVLLPRWLRKAK, encoded by the coding sequence ATGGCGGCGTTGAACGAAGATCTCGTCTTCAAGGCGCTCTACGAAACGTTTCCCGATCCCGTGATTATCATCGACGCCGAGCGGATCATCCGTTCCGCGAACAATGCAGCGCTCCGCCAGTTCGGCTATCCGGCTGCGGAGTTCATCGACAAGTCCGTACGCCTGATCTACGCGACCGACGCGGAATACGCCAAGCGCCTGCAGAACCGGGCGGCGCGCGTGGACGAAACCGCGCCCCGATCCTCGAACTACCTTTATGTCCGGCGCGACGGCTCGACGTTTTCGGGGCATCTGCGCACGACGCCGCTGATCAACGACGCCGGCGAAGAACTGGCGCTCATCGGCATCATCAGAGACATTTCGGACCTGACCGAGGCCGTGAGCGAACGGCAGAAGGCTTCCGAGATGCTGAATGCGGCGCTCGAAGCGATGCCCGAAGGCTTTGCCATCTTCGACCGGGAGGAACGGCTGGTCGTCTATAACCGGGCTTATCAGGCGATCTGCGGGCCTGCCGGCCAGGCACTCAAGCCCGGCATCACCGCCGAGGAAATCCTGCTCTTGGCGCGCCAGGGCGGTCATTACCCGGACGCCTTGCCGGGCACGCGCGAAGGCGACGAGTGGATCGCCTCGCGGCTGCGCGATTTCCGCTATCCGGACGGAAAGCCGAAAATCCACCGCTATGCCGACGACCGCTGGCTGCGGGTTGAAAACATCAAGGCCAAGGACGGCAACACGGTCGTCGCGCGTGTCGATGTCACGGACCTGAAGCGCGCCGAACTCGCGCTCGAGCGGCAACGACAGGAACTGGAGCACAAGAACGAAGCGCTCGATCAGTTCACCGCCACCGTCTCCCACGACCTCAAGGCTCCGCTTCGGCACATCTCGATGTTCTCCGAGATGATCGAAGACGACCTCAAGGCAGGCAATCAGACCGAACTTGCCGAACATGCCCGGCACTTGCGCGACAGCGTCCGGCGCATGAACCGAGTGGTCGACAGTTTGCTCGACTATGCGCAGATCGCGCATCGCATCACCGACTGGACCGAGGTGAAGCTGAGCGACGTCGTCTCGGAGACGCTGGCTATCCTTGCCGGTGACGCCAGCGACGCCAACGCTACCTTCGATGTCGGCCCGCTGCCGGAACTGGAGGGGGATCCCGAGTTGCTGCGCCGCCTGGTCCAGAACCTGGTCGGCAATGCGATCAAGTACCGGCACGCCGACCGTCGCCCGGTCATCCGCATTCACGGCAACAATTTGCACCAGACGGTGGAACTGGTGGTGGAGGACAACGGCATCGGCATCGATCCGCGGTTTGCGACCCGAATCTTCGAAGTGTTCCAGCGGCTGCACAAGGATGAGACGGTCTATGGCGGTACCGGAATCGGCCTGTCGCTCGCCAAACGCATCGCCGAAAGCCATGGCGGTTCGATCTGCCTTGACACGAGCTTCCGAGAAGGCGCACGTTTCATCGTGTTGCTTCCGAGGTGGCTGAGGAAGGCGAAGTAG
- a CDS encoding response regulator, translated as MTSTPKRLLLVEDDAHDARFVMRAFAQVDKSIKLVLATDADEALGQLASGHFDYMLMDIKLPGSDGIELLRRVRKSRATALIPIIVLTSSINPADVLQCYGAGANAYAAKPSSVIEYRRFAEAFIRFWVESTILPAGMSARR; from the coding sequence GTGACCTCGACGCCAAAGCGATTGCTCTTGGTGGAAGACGACGCGCACGATGCGCGTTTCGTGATGCGCGCCTTTGCCCAGGTCGATAAATCGATCAAACTCGTTCTGGCGACCGATGCGGATGAGGCCCTAGGGCAGCTCGCCAGCGGGCATTTCGACTACATGCTGATGGATATCAAGCTGCCCGGCAGCGACGGCATCGAGCTTCTAAGGCGTGTGCGCAAGAGCCGCGCCACTGCGCTGATCCCGATCATCGTGCTGACGTCCTCGATCAATCCGGCCGACGTGCTTCAGTGCTACGGTGCCGGCGCCAATGCCTATGCGGCAAAACCCTCCTCGGTCATCGAGTATCGCCGCTTTGCCGAGGCCTTCATCCGCTTCTGGGTCGAAAGCACGATCCTGCCAGCGGGCATGAGCGCGCGCCGATAG
- the gcvP gene encoding aminomethyl-transferring glycine dehydrogenase — translation MSMPKDFTFTDYKPYDFANRRHIGPSPAEMDEMLKVVGYPTLDALIDDTVPPSIRQKTPLAWGAPMTEREALDKMRETANRNQKLVSLIGQGYYGTITPPVIQRNILENPAWYTAYTPYQPEISQGRLEALLNYQTMVCDLTGLDVANASLLDEATAAAEAMAMAERVSKSKAKSFFVDENCHPQTIALLKTRAEPLGWQIVIGNPFTDLDPVDVFGAIFQYPGTYGQVNDFTGLIARLHQTGAIATVAADPLALALLKSPGEMGADIAIGCTQRFGVPVGYGGPHAAYMAVKDAHKRSMPGRLVGVSVDARGNRAYRLSLQTREQHIRREKATSNICTAQVLLAVMASMYAVFHGPKGIKAIAQSVHQKTVRLAMGLEKLGYTVEPDVFFDTITVEVGKLQGIILKTAVAEEVNLRKIGETKIGISLDERSRPVTLEAVWRAFGGDFKVEEFEPGYRLPEALLRTSEYLTHPIFHMNRAESEMTRYIRRLSDRDLALDRAMIPLGSCTMKLNATAEMLPITWPEFAEIHPFVPKDQAAGYQHMIEDLSEKLCAVTGYDAISMQPNSGAQGEYAGLLTIRAYHLAQGNAHRDVCLIPTSAHGTNPASAQMAGMKVVVIKVSENGDIDMDDFRAKAEQYAENLSCCMITYPSTHGVFEENVREVCEIVHKHGGQVYMDGANMNAMVGLARPGDIGSDVSHLNLHKTFCIPHGGGGPGMGPIGVKAHLAPYLPGHPETDGQDGAVSAAPFGSASILPISWSYCLMMGGEGLTQATKVAILNANYIAARLKGAYEVLYKSSKGRVAHECIIDTRPLVESAGVTVDDVAKRLIDCGFHAPTMSWPVAGTLMIEPTESETKAEIDRFCEAMLAIREEARAIEEGRMDKTNNPLKNAPHTVEDLVGEWDRPYSREQACYPPGAFRVDKYWSPVNRVDNVFGDRNLVCTCPPLESYAEAAE, via the coding sequence ATGAGCATGCCCAAGGATTTCACCTTTACGGACTACAAGCCGTATGACTTTGCCAATCGGCGTCATATCGGCCCGTCGCCGGCCGAAATGGACGAGATGCTGAAGGTCGTCGGTTATCCGACGCTTGACGCGCTGATCGACGACACCGTGCCGCCGTCGATCCGCCAGAAGACGCCGCTTGCCTGGGGCGCGCCGATGACCGAGCGCGAGGCGCTCGACAAGATGCGCGAGACGGCCAACCGCAACCAGAAGCTCGTGTCGCTGATCGGCCAGGGCTACTACGGCACGATCACGCCGCCTGTTATCCAGCGCAACATCCTGGAAAACCCGGCCTGGTACACGGCCTACACGCCCTACCAGCCGGAAATCAGCCAGGGCCGCCTCGAGGCGCTGCTCAACTACCAGACGATGGTCTGCGACCTGACCGGCCTCGACGTCGCCAACGCCTCGCTTCTCGATGAAGCGACGGCAGCCGCTGAAGCCATGGCCATGGCCGAGCGCGTTTCGAAGTCGAAGGCCAAGTCGTTCTTCGTCGACGAAAACTGCCACCCGCAGACGATCGCACTGCTGAAGACCCGCGCCGAGCCGCTCGGCTGGCAGATCGTCATCGGCAATCCCTTCACCGATCTCGATCCGGTCGACGTCTTCGGAGCGATCTTCCAGTATCCGGGCACCTACGGCCAGGTGAACGATTTCACCGGCCTGATCGCGCGTCTGCACCAGACCGGTGCGATCGCAACTGTTGCCGCCGATCCGCTGGCGCTGGCGCTTTTGAAGTCGCCTGGCGAAATGGGCGCCGATATCGCCATCGGCTGCACCCAGCGCTTCGGCGTTCCGGTCGGCTATGGTGGCCCGCATGCGGCCTATATGGCCGTCAAGGACGCGCACAAGCGTTCGATGCCCGGTCGTCTGGTCGGCGTTTCGGTCGATGCCCGCGGCAACCGCGCCTATCGCCTGTCGCTGCAGACCCGCGAACAGCATATCCGCCGCGAAAAGGCGACGTCGAACATCTGCACCGCGCAGGTACTGCTCGCCGTCATGGCCTCGATGTACGCCGTCTTCCATGGCCCGAAGGGCATCAAGGCGATCGCCCAGAGCGTTCACCAGAAGACCGTTCGTCTCGCCATGGGCCTCGAAAAGCTCGGCTACACCGTTGAGCCGGATGTCTTCTTCGACACGATCACCGTCGAAGTCGGCAAGCTGCAGGGCATCATCCTCAAGACCGCGGTCGCCGAGGAAGTGAACCTGCGCAAGATCGGCGAAACCAAGATCGGCATCAGCCTGGACGAGCGCTCGCGCCCCGTCACGCTCGAAGCCGTCTGGCGCGCCTTCGGTGGCGACTTCAAGGTGGAAGAGTTCGAGCCGGGTTACCGTCTGCCGGAGGCGCTGCTGCGCACCAGCGAATACCTGACGCACCCGATCTTCCACATGAACCGCGCCGAAAGCGAGATGACGCGCTACATCCGCCGGCTGTCCGACCGCGACCTCGCGCTCGACCGGGCGATGATCCCGCTCGGCTCCTGCACGATGAAGCTGAACGCGACGGCGGAAATGCTGCCGATCACCTGGCCGGAATTTGCGGAGATCCATCCGTTCGTGCCGAAGGATCAGGCGGCTGGTTACCAGCACATGATCGAGGACCTGTCGGAAAAGCTCTGCGCGGTCACCGGCTATGATGCGATCTCGATGCAGCCGAACTCCGGTGCTCAAGGTGAATATGCCGGTCTCCTGACGATCCGTGCCTATCACCTCGCGCAGGGCAACGCCCATCGCGACGTCTGCCTGATCCCGACCTCGGCGCACGGCACCAACCCTGCCTCGGCCCAGATGGCCGGCATGAAGGTCGTCGTCATCAAGGTCAGCGAAAACGGCGACATCGACATGGACGATTTCCGTGCGAAAGCCGAGCAGTACGCCGAAAACCTCTCGTGCTGCATGATCACCTACCCCTCGACGCACGGCGTGTTCGAGGAGAACGTGCGTGAAGTCTGCGAGATCGTGCACAAGCACGGCGGCCAGGTCTACATGGACGGCGCCAACATGAACGCCATGGTCGGCCTTGCCCGCCCAGGCGACATCGGCTCCGACGTCAGCCACCTGAACCTGCACAAGACTTTCTGTATCCCGCACGGCGGCGGCGGTCCCGGCATGGGCCCGATCGGCGTCAAGGCGCACCTGGCACCCTACCTGCCCGGCCACCCGGAAACGGACGGCCAGGACGGTGCGGTTTCGGCAGCTCCCTTCGGCTCGGCCTCGATCCTGCCGATCTCCTGGAGCTACTGCCTGATGATGGGCGGCGAAGGCCTGACCCAGGCGACCAAGGTGGCGATCCTCAACGCCAACTACATCGCTGCCCGGCTCAAGGGCGCCTATGAGGTGCTCTACAAGTCGTCCAAGGGCCGTGTTGCGCATGAGTGCATCATCGACACCCGTCCGCTGGTCGAAAGCGCCGGCGTCACCGTCGACGACGTCGCCAAGCGCCTGATCGACTGCGGTTTCCACGCTCCGACCATGAGCTGGCCGGTTGCCGGCACGCTGATGATCGAGCCGACGGAATCGGAGACCAAGGCCGAAATCGACCGCTTCTGCGAGGCGATGCTGGCGATCCGCGAGGAAGCCCGTGCGATCGAAGAAGGCCGCATGGACAAGACCAACAACCCGCTGAAGAACGCTCCGCACACGGTCGAAGACCTGGTGGGCGAATGGGATCGTCCCTATTCGCGCGAGCAGGCCTGCTACCCGCCGGGCGCCTTCCGGGTCGACAAGTACTGGTCGCCGGTCAATCGCGTCGACAATGTCTTCGGTGACCGCAACCTCGTCTGCACCTGCCCGCCGCTGGAAAGCTACGCGGAAGCCGCAGAGTAA
- the gcvH gene encoding glycine cleavage system protein GcvH, producing the protein MLKFTDEHEWLKVEAGVATVGITEHAAGQLGDLVFVELPETGSTFAKGDTAATVESVKAASDVYCPLDGEIVEVNQAIVDDPSLVNSDPQGAAWFFKLKLADPNAADALLDEAAYKELVA; encoded by the coding sequence ATGTTGAAGTTCACCGACGAACACGAGTGGCTGAAGGTCGAAGCTGGCGTTGCAACGGTCGGCATCACCGAGCACGCAGCCGGCCAGCTCGGCGACCTTGTCTTCGTGGAATTGCCGGAAACCGGCTCCACCTTCGCCAAGGGCGACACGGCGGCAACGGTCGAGTCCGTCAAGGCGGCGTCCGACGTCTATTGTCCACTTGACGGCGAAATCGTCGAAGTCAACCAGGCGATCGTCGACGACCCGTCGCTGGTCAACAGCGACCCGCAGGGCGCCGCCTGGTTCTTCAAGCTCAAGCTTGCCGATCCGAACGCAGCCGACGCCCTTCTCGACGAAGCGGCCTACAAGGAGCTCGTCGCCTGA
- the gcvT gene encoding glycine cleavage system aminomethyltransferase GcvT, which yields MENNPHLKQTPLHALHLSLGARMVPFAGYDMPVQYPDGVMKEHQHTRVAAGLFDVSHMGQVIVRPKSGKVEDAALALEKLVPVDVLGLGEGRQRYAIFTNAEGGILDDLMIANRGDHLFLVVNAACKDQDFEHLKSGLADTCDVTMLDDRALIALQGPHAEAVLGELWADVSGMRFMDVAEADLHDVTCIISRSGYTGEDGFEISIPAASAVDVTQRLLEHPDVKPIGLGARDSLRLEAGLCLYGNDIDTTTTPVEGAIEWAMQKARRAGGARAGGFPGADRILSQLADGASRRRVGLKPEGRAPVRGGANLFADAEGKTPVGQVTSGGFGPSVDGPVAMGYVDAGHTDVGTTLFAEVRGKYLPLAVAALPFVKQTYKR from the coding sequence TTGGAAAACAATCCTCATTTGAAACAGACGCCGCTGCATGCGCTGCACCTTTCGCTGGGCGCGCGCATGGTACCCTTTGCCGGTTACGACATGCCGGTGCAGTACCCCGATGGCGTGATGAAGGAACACCAGCACACCCGTGTTGCCGCCGGTCTCTTCGACGTCTCGCATATGGGCCAGGTCATCGTGCGTCCGAAGTCCGGCAAGGTCGAGGACGCAGCGCTTGCGCTTGAAAAGCTGGTGCCGGTGGACGTTCTCGGTCTTGGCGAAGGCCGGCAGCGCTATGCGATCTTCACCAATGCCGAAGGCGGCATCCTCGACGACCTGATGATCGCCAACCGCGGCGATCACCTGTTCCTCGTTGTCAACGCCGCCTGCAAGGATCAGGATTTCGAGCATCTGAAGTCCGGCCTTGCCGACACCTGCGACGTCACCATGCTCGACGACCGCGCGCTGATCGCGCTGCAGGGACCGCATGCCGAAGCCGTTCTTGGCGAACTCTGGGCCGATGTTTCCGGCATGCGCTTCATGGATGTCGCCGAAGCGGACCTTCACGACGTCACCTGCATCATTTCGCGCTCGGGCTATACCGGCGAGGACGGTTTCGAGATTTCCATTCCCGCAGCTTCCGCCGTCGATGTGACACAACGGCTGCTGGAACATCCCGATGTCAAGCCGATCGGTCTTGGCGCGCGCGATTCGCTGCGTCTGGAAGCGGGCCTTTGTCTCTATGGCAACGACATCGACACCACGACCACGCCGGTCGAGGGCGCCATCGAATGGGCGATGCAGAAGGCGCGACGCGCCGGCGGCGCCCGGGCGGGCGGCTTCCCCGGTGCCGACCGCATCCTCTCGCAGCTCGCTGACGGCGCCTCGCGTCGCCGCGTCGGCCTGAAACCTGAGGGACGCGCGCCGGTTCGCGGCGGCGCCAATCTCTTTGCCGATGCCGAGGGCAAGACCCCGGTCGGTCAGGTGACCTCGGGCGGTTTCGGCCCCTCCGTCGATGGCCCCGTCGCGATGGGCTATGTCGATGCCGGCCACACGGACGTCGGCACCACCCTTTTTGCGGAAGTGCGCGGCAAGTACCTGCCCCTGGCGGTCGCTGCCCTTCCCTTCGTCAAACAAACCTACAAACGCTGA
- a CDS encoding DUF1775 domain-containing protein produces MTKTRIASLSLGLTLAASGIAHAHATFEKDTAPVESTFKAVLQVPHGCDGKPTTEVQIKLPEGFVFAQPQPKPGWEIEIIKGDYQKTYDNHGKKVTSGPLEIRWKGGNLPDEYYDTFVVRGKVSGFDKETVLAFPTTQLCGTEGKVVWDQVAAEGQNAHDLKSPAPTVTVTMADAADPHAGHGGHMATAGGSAKVGDLDITGGSVKAMLPGAKVGGGFLTIKNGGAGEDRLVAVESPAAARVEIHEMKMENDVMRMRKLDDGVALPAGETVELKAGGLHLMFMDVKTPFKEGETVPVTLVFEKAGKVDATFPVGSAKGGEAAGGQKHH; encoded by the coding sequence ATGACAAAGACCAGGATCGCTTCGCTTTCGCTCGGCCTTACCCTTGCCGCAAGCGGCATCGCCCACGCCCACGCCACCTTCGAGAAGGACACGGCGCCGGTGGAGAGCACCTTCAAGGCGGTGCTGCAGGTTCCCCATGGCTGCGACGGCAAGCCGACGACGGAAGTACAGATCAAGCTGCCGGAAGGTTTCGTCTTCGCCCAGCCGCAGCCGAAGCCCGGCTGGGAGATCGAGATCATCAAGGGCGACTACCAGAAAACCTACGACAATCACGGCAAGAAGGTCACATCCGGCCCGCTGGAGATCCGCTGGAAGGGCGGCAATCTTCCCGACGAATATTACGACACCTTCGTCGTGCGCGGCAAAGTCTCGGGCTTCGACAAGGAGACGGTGCTCGCCTTCCCGACCACGCAGCTTTGCGGCACCGAAGGCAAGGTCGTCTGGGACCAGGTGGCGGCCGAGGGCCAAAATGCGCATGACCTGAAAAGCCCGGCGCCGACCGTCACGGTAACGATGGCCGATGCCGCCGATCCGCATGCTGGCCATGGCGGGCATATGGCTACAGCCGGCGGCTCGGCGAAGGTCGGCGATCTCGATATCACCGGCGGCTCGGTTAAGGCCATGCTGCCCGGTGCCAAAGTCGGTGGCGGTTTCCTGACGATCAAGAACGGTGGGGCAGGTGAAGATCGGCTCGTTGCTGTCGAGAGCCCCGCGGCCGCACGGGTCGAGATCCATGAGATGAAGATGGAAAACGACGTGATGCGGATGCGCAAGCTGGACGACGGCGTGGCATTGCCGGCCGGCGAAACGGTCGAGCTCAAGGCCGGCGGCCTGCACCTGATGTTCATGGACGTGAAGACGCCCTTCAAGGAAGGCGAAACGGTTCCCGTCACGCTCGTCTTCGAAAAGGCCGGCAAGGTCGATGCGACTTTCCCGGTGGGCTCGGCCAAGGGCGGCGAGGCAGCCGGCGGCCAGAAGCATCATTGA
- a CDS encoding nuclear transport factor 2 family protein, which produces MTERSMLEFRVRALYLARNVNDLDTMMAQLDPDFSFRIVGSGRLGTMALAVNTPETVRDSFATLVNNWDLSEMEMVGCYADGDTVVVHRAGFVRFIPSQTRERTEIIDKFTFRDDRIVDLTEFVDTLFVAETIGLLKEPAVA; this is translated from the coding sequence ATGACCGAGCGAAGCATGCTGGAATTCAGGGTGCGGGCCCTTTATCTCGCCCGCAATGTGAACGACCTCGACACGATGATGGCGCAACTCGATCCGGACTTCAGCTTCCGCATCGTCGGAAGCGGCAGGCTCGGCACGATGGCGCTTGCCGTCAACACACCGGAAACGGTGCGCGACAGTTTCGCGACGCTCGTCAACAATTGGGACCTGAGCGAGATGGAGATGGTCGGCTGCTATGCCGATGGTGATACCGTCGTCGTCCACCGCGCCGGCTTTGTTCGCTTCATCCCGTCGCAGACCCGCGAGCGAACCGAGATCATCGACAAGTTCACGTTCCGCGACGATCGGATCGTCGACCTGACGGAGTTCGTCGATACCCTGTTTGTCGCCGAAACGATCGGGCTGCTGAAAGAGCCGGCCGTCGCCTAG
- a CDS encoding chaperone modulator CbpM, translating to MNDREFCEHLDIEVKVLRIWVEQRWLMPQEADAGWLFEDADLARARLIQDLTGPMGVNDDGVDVAMRLLDQVHSLRGRLTVLMNAIRSQEPAVQKLILSRAEED from the coding sequence ATGAACGACCGTGAATTCTGCGAACATCTGGATATCGAGGTCAAGGTTTTGCGCATCTGGGTCGAGCAGCGCTGGCTGATGCCCCAGGAGGCCGACGCCGGCTGGCTGTTCGAGGATGCCGACCTTGCGCGCGCGCGGCTGATCCAGGATCTGACGGGCCCCATGGGCGTCAATGACGACGGCGTCGACGTGGCCATGCGGCTGCTCGACCAGGTCCACAGCCTGCGTGGCCGCCTGACCGTGTTGATGAACGCCATTCGCTCCCAGGAGCCGGCGGTTCAAAAGCTCATCCTGTCGCGCGCCGAAGAGGACTAG
- a CDS encoding DnaJ C-terminal domain-containing protein has translation MTSPYETLGVSRDATQKDIQSAYRKLAKKLHPDLNPGDKGAEDRFKAVSAAYALLGDEDKRGKYDRGEIDETGAETPPRHYYRDYAQSGDTGARYESAHGFSDFAEADDIFSSFFSRRAGGQQQRQRGRDTHFSMEIAFLDAANGTKTQITLPGGGPALDLTIPPGTRDGQTLRLRGKGEPGRDGAPAGDALIDIRVRPHPLFATDGDDVRYEVPISLSEAVLGGKIRVPTIDGAVNVSINPHTNSGKTLRLKGKGLHKPGGGHGDAYVSLKIVLPQTPDPALSAFVEGWAAGKTEDPRKGMGG, from the coding sequence ATGACGAGCCCATACGAAACGCTCGGTGTCAGCCGCGACGCGACGCAAAAGGACATCCAGAGCGCCTATCGCAAGCTTGCCAAGAAGCTGCACCCGGATCTCAACCCGGGAGACAAGGGCGCGGAAGACCGCTTCAAGGCGGTTTCAGCGGCCTATGCCCTGCTTGGCGACGAGGACAAACGCGGAAAATACGATCGCGGAGAGATCGACGAAACCGGAGCGGAAACGCCGCCCCGGCACTATTACCGCGACTATGCCCAATCCGGAGATACGGGGGCACGCTACGAAAGTGCGCATGGCTTTTCGGATTTTGCCGAGGCCGACGATATCTTTTCGAGCTTCTTTTCGCGGCGTGCGGGCGGACAGCAGCAGCGCCAGCGCGGTCGCGATACCCATTTCTCGATGGAGATCGCATTTCTCGACGCGGCGAACGGCACCAAGACCCAGATCACCCTGCCCGGCGGCGGACCGGCGCTCGACCTGACCATTCCGCCCGGCACGCGTGACGGCCAGACGCTGAGGCTGCGCGGCAAGGGCGAGCCGGGTCGCGATGGCGCACCGGCCGGCGACGCGCTGATCGACATTCGCGTCCGCCCGCATCCGCTCTTTGCCACCGATGGCGACGACGTGCGCTACGAGGTACCGATATCGCTGAGCGAGGCGGTGCTCGGCGGCAAGATCCGCGTTCCGACGATCGATGGCGCCGTCAACGTGTCGATTAATCCGCACACCAACAGCGGCAAGACGCTGCGGCTGAAGGGCAAGGGACTGCACAAGCCGGGCGGCGGCCATGGCGATGCCTATGTCAGCCTGAAGATCGTGCTGCCGCAGACCCCGGACCCGGCGCTTTCGGCCTTCGTCGAAGGCTGGGCCGCCGGCAAGACGGAAGATCCGCGCAAGGGCATGGGAGGATGA